A stretch of Podospora bellae-mahoneyi strain CBS 112042 chromosome 5, whole genome shotgun sequence DNA encodes these proteins:
- a CDS encoding hypothetical protein (antiSMASH:Cluster_5; EggNog:ENOG503P8YZ) — protein sequence MQTTFVLSLLAASASALVHVPRQGGVNPAVIPQDFGVKAGDGRDTIQVGSCVGANQKLIPCDCPPAPNDPDFLGKLSQGLSQGFFPDPSVPIPISLGEFNDASDTSIETQKRRGTAMIQVLQSLNGAKGSGCPGVAAPNLVKLQQTGQIGAGSVGNAGK from the coding sequence ATGCAGACCACTTTTgttctctccctcctcgccgcctcggcctctGCCCTGGTCCACGTCCCTCGCCAAGGCGGCGTCAACCCGGCCGTCATTCCTCAGGACTTTGGTGTCAAGGCCGGTGATGGCCGGGACACCATCCAAGTCGGAAGCTGTGTCGGCGCCAACCAGAAGCTCATCCCCTGCGACTGCCCACCTGCTCCTAACGACCCAGACTTCCTCGGCAAGCTCTCCCAGGGCCTCAGCCAGGGCTTCTTCCCGGACCCCAGTGTGCCGATTCCCATTTCTCTTGGGGAGTTCAACGATGCCTCCGATACTTCGATCGAGACTCAGAAGAGGCGCGGCACTGCCATGATCCAGGTCTTGCAGAGCTTAAACGGTGCCAAGGGGTCGGGCTGCCCAGGTGTTGCTGCACCCAACCTGGTGAAGCTTCAGCAGACGGGACAGATTGGGGCCGGCAGCGTTGGCAACGCCGGCAAGTAA
- a CDS encoding hypothetical protein (EggNog:ENOG503NYCA; COG:G) — MTTPRPIAGTAALEKSDSDHSTGGPETAKREDVATPFSPEDEARLTKRVLLKMDTRILPILSLLFLCSFLDRTNVGNAKIIGLEKDLAISNTQYNRGLAVFYATYIASELPSNLLLKKITPRVWLPLLTVVWGIVTMCLGFVRSFGSFFAVRAVLGLAEGGLLPGMVLYLSGLYTRQEMAVRIGVFYTAASLSGAFGGLLARGLSAIGPRGGLEGWRWIFIMEGVITVVAGVIAYFFLPTSVATASYLTQEERDFAQLRLQGKIGAAGGDERFNPVLEREEKFKWSEVRRGILNLQVWLTATAYFAILSGLYSFGLFLPTIINDLKITSNANESQLWSVIPYAVATPVTVAVAFASDRLKLRGVIMLFTLLIAIVGYAVIGNVPSPNVRFGMTCLMAVGMYSSVPCILVWNSNNSAGHYKRATTSALQLAVANCGGFVATFAYPSVDGPLYHKGHSIILGLLVYAWLAILTNVFWCIKINKDKARGKYDHHAGSGDDRDPMFKMIL; from the exons ATGACAACACCACGCCCAATCGCGGGCACCGCCGCGCTGGAGAAAAGCGACAGCGACCACTCCACCGGCGGCCCCGAAACCGCCAAACGCGAGGACGTcgccacccccttctccccggAAGACGAAGCCCGCCTCACCAAGCGCGTCCTCCTCAAGATGGACACCCGCAtactccccatcctctccctcctcttcctctgctcctTCCTCGACCGCACCAACGTCGGCAACGCCAAGATCATTGGTCTCGAGAAGGACCTTGCCATCTCCAACACGCAGTACAACCGGGGTCTTGCCGTCTTTTACGCCACTTACATCGCGTCTGAGCTGCCTTCTAATCTTCTTCTCAAGAAGATAACGCCCCGGGTTTGGCTGCCGCTTCTGACGGTGGTTTGGGGGATTGTAACGATGTGTCTGGGGTTTGTAAGGAGCTTTGGCTCGTTTTTCGCCGTGAGGGCagtgttggggttggcggagggggggttgctcCCGGGGATGGTGCTGTATCTGTCGGGGTTGTACACGCGGCAGGAGATGGCGGTGAGAATTGGTGTTTTTTATACGGCCGCTAGTTTGTCGGGCGCTTTTGGGG GTCTCCTGGCAAGGGGTCTATCCGCGATCGGGCCTAGGGGTGGGCTtgaggggtggaggtggatctTCATCATGGAGGGGGTCATT ACGGTTGTTGCCGGCGTGATTGCGTACTTTTTCTTGCCGACGAGTGTTGCCACTGCGTCCTACCTGACGCAAGAGGAGAGGGACTTTGCGCAGCTGAGGCTGCAAGGGAAGATCGGAgctgccggtggtgacgagAGGTTCAA CCCCGTCTTGGAACGCGAAGAGAAATTCAAGTGGTCCGAAGTGCGCCGcggcatcctcaacctccaggTCTGGCTCACGGCCACTGCCTACTTTGCCATCCTATCGGGACTTTACAGCTTTGGCCTGTTCCTCCCAACAATCATCAACGACCTCAAAATCACATCCAACGCCAACGAGAGTCAGCTGTGGTCCGTGATTCCCTACGCCGTGGCCACGCCAGTCACAGTCGCCGTAGCTTTTGCCTCGGACCGTCTCAAGCTCCGGGGCGTCATCATGCTCTTCACTCTTCTCATCGCCATCGTTGGCTACGCGGTCATCGGCAACGTCCCCTCTCCCAATGTCCGGTTCGGCATGACCTGTCTCATGGCTGTCGGGATGTACAGCAGCGTGCCGTGTATTCTCGTCTGGAACTCGAATAACTCGGCTGGTCACTACAAAAGGGCAACAACTTCGGCGCTGCAGCTGGCGGTTGCCAACTGTGGAGGCTTTGTGGCGACTTTTGCGTATCCGAGCGTTGACGGGCCGTTGTACCACAAAGGACATAGCATCATCTTGGGGCTGTTGGTTTATGCGTGGCTTGC CATTCTCACAAACGTCTTTTGGTGCATCAAAATCAATAAGGACAAGGCGAGAGGGAAGTACGATCATCATGCGGGTAGCGGTGATGACAGGGATCCAATGTTCAAGATGATATTGTGA
- a CDS encoding hypothetical protein (antiSMASH:Cluster_5; COG:G; EggNog:ENOG503P0PA) produces MIPYKQLGFSDQCMTSVNTTLPSCPGWLHTHTGIGDASFQLLEDCQLRELCDSSCKKELGNLRNSIKAACTAKQDLVVPRRAGGIAYPGRSHSVFAIPSCPTRFACKSLTAFSVSFFADLYLYAAEA; encoded by the exons ATGATCCCCTACAAGCAGCTAGGGTTCAGCGACCAATGCATGACATCAGTCAACACGACACTGCCGTCATGTCCTGGCTGGCTTCACACACATACAGGCATCGG CGATGCAAGCTTTCAGCTCTTGGAAGATTGTCAGCTTCGAGAACTATGTGATTCTTCCTGCAAAAAAGAGCTTGGCAATCTGCGCAACTCAATCAAGGCAGCTTGTACCGCGAAACAAGATCTTGTAGTCCCTAGGCGTGCGGGCGGTATTGCTTATCCAGGTAGGTCTCACAGTGTTTTCGCCATTCCGTCATGCCCAACCAGATTTGCATGTAAATCTTTAACAGCTTTCTCAGTCTCATTCTTTGCCGACCTTTATCTTTATGCAGCCGAGGCGTGA
- a CDS encoding hypothetical protein (CAZy:GH18; antiSMASH:Cluster_5; EggNog:ENOG503NVAI; COG:G) codes for MPITVDGLTHINYAFAYIDPSSFEITTMDAQTPAKTFQDVVDLKGIKPSLQIYVSIGGAVLDLRTPTAVTDNGTAAQPVFGNIARTAANRQKFARALLKFMNQYGFDGADFDWEYPGAPDRGGKPDDTKNDVELFKTLREAFDKSGRRLGLTFTAPSSY; via the exons ATGCCCATCACAGTTGACGGCTTGACACACATCAACTATGCCTTCGCCTACATCGACCCTTCCAGTTTCGAAATCACCACTATGGATGCACAGACACCGGCGAAGACCTTTCAGGATGTTGTCGACTTGAAGGGCATCAAACCCTCGCTTCAGATATATGTGTCCATCGGCGGAGCAGTTCTTGACCTTCGTACCCCCACAGCAGTAAC CGATAATGGCACAGCAGCACAGCCCGTGTTTGGCAACATTGCCCGAACTGCTGCCAACCGTCAGAAATTTGCGCGTGCCTTACTCAAGTTCATGAATCAGTACGGCTTTGACGGTGCTGATTTTGACTG GGAGTACCCAGGCGCACCAGACCGCGGAGGCAAGCCGGATGACACCAAGAACGATGTCGAGCTGTTCAAGACGCTACGAGAGGCATTTGACAAGTCAGGTAGAAGGCTGGGCCTCACCTTTACTGCCCCTTCTTCGTACTGA